A window of the Equus asinus isolate D_3611 breed Donkey chromosome 20, EquAss-T2T_v2, whole genome shotgun sequence genome harbors these coding sequences:
- the LOC123278974 gene encoding serum amyloid A protein-like: MSDLFKPELPSLSRKDVFVLCAIVVEKCGAPSPLTALSGVEIQKEWAWDLVGAYWDMRQANYQHSTRYFHAWGNYDAAQGGPGGIRAAKVISNAREDLQGLLNQHHFGSSSCELENLNTDQKAGEWGQSGNDPKHFRPARLPKEY; this comes from the exons ATGTCGGATTTATTCAAGCCCGAGTTGCCCTCCCTCAGCAGAAAGGATGTATTTGTCTTATGCGCCATCGTAGTAGAGAAATGTGGAGCCCCTTCTCCTCTCACTGCTTTGTCAGGAGTCGAAATCCAAAAGGAGT GGGCTTGGGACTTGGTGGGAGCCTACTGGGACATGAGACAAGCCAATTACCAACATTCAACCAGATACTTCCATGCCTGGGGGAACTATGATGCTGCACAAGGGGGCCCTGGGGGCATCAGGGCAGCTAAAGTGATCAG caACGCCAGGGAAGATCTTCAAGGACTCTTAAACCAGCATCACTTTGGAAGCAGCAGCTGTGAATTGGAGAACTTGAATACTGACCAGAAAGCTGGGGAATGGGGCCAGAGTGGCAACGACCCCAAGCACTTCAGACCTGCTAGGCTGCCTAAGGAATACTGa